From Pseudomonadota bacterium:
TTCTTCCCTTATCTCATTTAAAACATTTTTATTGACAGACATATATTTCTTTGCTCCATCTATGGTAAATTTTTTTTCATAGAGAAGTTTTTTTATGGTAAATATTGTATTCAGATCTTTCTTCTTATACAGCCTTTGACCAGTAGCGCTCTTTGAAGGTTTTATATCCTTGAATTCTTGCTCCCAGTATCTCAGCACATGCGGTTTGAGGCCTGTAATTTTGCACACTTCTTTTATTCTGTAAAACATCCTGTCAGGGATATTTGACGTCATAATGAGTTTATTTACTGTTTATCTCATCTTTTAAAACTTGGCTCAGTCTGTAATTTAAGACCTTTCTTTTGCTTATTTCAATTTCATCTCCAGTCTGTGGGTTTCTCCCTCTTCGTGACCTTTTCTGTTTTATGATGAAATTACCAAATCCTGACACTTTTACATTCTCTCCTTTTGCCAATGTTTCCTTTATAATCTCAAAAAACAAATCAACCAGATCTGCACATTCACGTTTTGAAAGACCAAGCCTTTCATATACGTTTGTAACTATTTCTGACTTTGTCATATACCCTCCTTAATTCTTAGGTCCTCAATGTAATACCATTTATAGATGTAAGCTCTTGTATAATAATTCCCTGTAGGTCGTTAACCTCTTCGTCCTTTAAAGTATCTTTATAAGACTGAAACACTACACGGAATGATATACTCTTCATTTCTTTTTTGAACATATCAAAGACACCTACCGATTGTATTAAAGGTGAAGCCTTCTTAATCTTATCAATCAACATGTAGACTTGTATGCCATCATCTATGTAAAATGAAAAATCTCTTATAACATGCGGATATTTTGGCATAGGTTTGTACTTTGGTTCAATTTTACCAGTTTTTAAAATTATGTCAAATCTTAATTCAGCTCCATAAACTTTTTGTTCAATTTCGTATGACTTTAAAACTTCTTCTCTTATTTCCCCTACCCAGCCGATTTTTATACCATTTATTGATACATCAGCAGCGTTTGCCGGGTTCAAAAAAGGTTCCTGGGTTTTTCCAAAATCAAATTCCAGTCCAAAACAATTAGCCGAACCTTCCAAAACACCTTTTATGTCAAAAAAATCATATTCGTTATATATATCCCTCCAGAAATACTCCCTTTCCTTTCCTGTTAAGGCAAAACAGACAGCAGGATATTCAATCGGCAGCCTGTCTTCATGTTGAAAAAAAACTTTTCCCATTTCATAAAATTTTAAATTTTTTGAGCCTCTATTTAAATTATATGCAATATTTTTTAACAACCCCGCTGTTATAAACGTTCTCATTACTTCATATTCTTTTGATATAGGATTCAAAATTTTAACACAGGAAGATCTTTCGTCATCGGATGAAATAAAAAAACTATCTATATCCTTTTTACAAAAAAAAGCAAAATTTACTACTTCATAAAAACCGGCTGATTTTAGATAATCCTTCATAATGGCAAAATATTTATCTTTTTTATCCCTTTTCAGGATCTTGGAGACTGAAACAGGCAGCGTTGCAGGAATGGAATCATAACCATATATGCGCGCGACTTCTTCGATTACGTCCATATATTCATTTATGTCATGTCTGTAATGAGGTATTGAAACCATAAAACCGCTTTCTTCTTCTTTCGTAACATATAAGTCTATCGATTTCAAAGAATTAACAATATCATTATGTTCTATTGTTAACCCGAGGATATCATTTACCTTTCCAAAACTTACAAAAATCTGCTTAACTTCCTTCCTTTCATATATTTCACATTTTCCACCTAAGACCACGCCACCGGAGAGCTTATTCATTAGAAAAGCCGCTCTCTTTGCGGCAAAATCAACATTATCAATATCGATACCTTTTTCAAACCTCGATGAAGCCTCTGATTTCAGGCCTAATCTTCTTGCTGTTTTCCTTATAAACAGAGGATTAAAAAAAGCACTTTCAAGAGCAACTTCTTTTGTGTCAGGGGCAATCTCGGAATTCTCGCCACCCATTATACCAGCAATTGCAACAGGGCCATCCCCGTCACATATGAGTATATCTCCATTTTCAAGTTTTCTGTCTTCTCCATCAAGCGTTCGAAAAATAGTTTCTGAATCAATTAATTTTACTCTTATTTTATTGCCCCTAAGCTTCCGATAATCAAATGCATGGAGCGGTTGTCCAAGTTCCAGCATCACATAGTTAGTAACATCAACAATTGAGTTTATCGGTCTCATGCCGCATTTTATTATCCTGCTTCTCATCCAGTAAGGAGACTTGTTGATAGTTATCTCCTTCAGCATTAACAATACGTATCTGGGGCAACCTTCAAGGCTTAGAACTTCAAGCGAAATTTGATCGTTTATATCCCTCTTTTCGTCAGCAATGTATTCAAAGGGCAGCATTCTTGCCTTCTGGTCCAGGATGCTTCCTACTTCCCTTGCAATTCCGTAAACTGATGAGCAATCTCCTCTGTTTGGAGCTACATTTATATCAAGAATAAAGTCTCTGAAACTTTCAATATCTTTAAGCTGTTTACCTGCTTGAAGATTATTTTCTAAAATGAATATGCCACTGTGGTCATCAGAAAGACCAAGCTCTTTTTCTGAGCAGAGCATGCCTAAAGAAGTTATCCCCTTTATCTCTTTTTTCTCTAAAACAGTTCCATCAGCCAGACGCGCGCCAACCATTGCCACAGGTACATTGTCACCTGTATTAACATTCTTTGCGCCGCATACAATCGACATGATTTCTTTACCTGTATCAACTTTACATAAGGATAATTTGTCTGCAAGCGGGTGTTTTTCTACGGCCAAAACTTTTCCAACAATTACATTATCGAAGGAAGGGGCATACTCCTCAACCGACTCGACCTCGAGACCACGCATGGTAAGTCTTTTAGCAAGCTCATGAGGATCCATATCCATAACAACAAACTCTTTTAACCATTCATAGGGGACTCTCAATACATTACCTCAGAATTGTGAAAGAAATCGTATATCATTATAATAAAATTGCCTTATATCATCTATGCCGAACTTCAGCATTGCAATCCTTTCTACACCCATACCAAAAGCAAAACCGGAGACCTCTTCGGGATCATAACCGACAATCCTGAACACCTGCGGGTGCACCATACCTGAACCAAGTATCTCAAGCCAACCGGTATCCTTACAAACCCTGCAGCCTGTACCCCCGCAAATCAAACATCCAATATCTACTTCAGCGGAAGGCTCCGTAAAAGGAAAATAGCTCGGTCTGAACCGTAAAGGCGTTTTGCTGCCAAACATTTCTTGTATAAAAATACTCAATATACCTTTTAAATCGGAAAATCTTATGCGTTTATCTACCATAAGCCCTTCAACCTGATGGAACATAGGCGTGTGCGATACATCACTATCACATCTGTACGCAGCCCCGGGTGCAATGATCTTGACAGGGGGCAGCTGAGCTTCCATTGTCCTTATCTGAACAGGTGATGTATGTGTCCTCAAAACAACACCCTGTTTAATATAAAAAGTGTCCTGCATATCCCTGGCCGGATGGTCTTTCGGAATGTTCAGCGCTTCAAAATTGTAGTAATCGATCTCAATATCCGGGCCTTCAGCAACAGAAAATCCCAATGAAGAAAATATTTTTATAATTTCATCCATTATCTGTGCAACCGGGTGTCTCTTGCCTATGACAGGACTCTTACCCGGCATTGTAACATCAATCCGGGATGCAAAATCTCTTTTACGTTTTTCTTCAGTTTCAAAATGTTCTTTTAAATCTTTTAACCTGCTTTCTGCCCATCCCTTTAGATCATTTATCTCTCTGCCAAAAGTCTTTCTCTCGTCATTATTCAGTGTCTTTATCTTATCAATCAATTCAGAAAAAAGACCCTTTCTGCCGACAAGGGAAATCCTTGCATTATTTAACTCATCAACAGTTTTTATGGAAGAGATTTCGCTCTCAATCTTACTTTTAAATTCCTGTATGTCCATCTTAAACCAGATCCTGATTATGTTTTACGGGCTACAGATTGAAATCAGAAGTTCAAAACCCGAATTTATTTTTGCATATATAAATAGTAGTTTATTGAACCATAATTTGTCTTACTTTAGACACAACATTCTCAAACCCTACAGGGTCATTGACTGCCATCTCTGCAAGAGATTTCCTGTTTAAAGAAATATTAGCTGCCTTCAGCCCATTAATAAACCTGCTATACGGTATACCATAGGATCTACATGCAGCATTTATCCTCGTTATCCATAATGACCTGAAATCTCTCTTTCTCTGTCTCCTGTCCCGGTAAGCATAGCTCAATGCTTTAAAAACTGCACGTTTTGCCACGCTGTATGTTGTGCGCCTGCTCGCATTCATGCCTCTTGCAAGCTTTAAAATCTTTTTTCTTCTTCTCCTCGCTTTTACTCCTCTTTTCGCCCTGGGCATTTCTCTACACCTCTTTCATTATTATAAATAAGGTACTAACGATTTTATTCTCTTTAAATCTGCGGGATGGACAGTATCCGACTGTGACAGTCTTCTTTTCTCCTTTGGTGATTTGGAAGAAAGGAGATGACTGTGGTATGCCTTGGCCCTTTTTATCTTTCCCTTTGCAGTTACCTTTACCCTTTTTGCCAATCCCCTGTGGGACTTAAGCTTTGGCATGATCAGCCTCCTTAGAGTGGAGCAAATACCATAACGATATTCCTACCATCAAATTTTGGTTTTTGTTCAATTTCACCTACATCCTTTATTTCTTCTATTATTTTCTGGGCAAGCTTTTCTCCCATTTCTGTACGAAAGACTTCTCTCCCTTTAAACATGATTATAATTTTCACTTTGCATTCTTCAGCCAGAAAATCTCTAATATGCTTAATCTTAAACATAAGGTCATGTTCATCAATCTTCAGTCCCAATTTCATCTCTTTAAGCTGAATGACAGTCTGTTTTTTCTTTGCTTCCTGCAATTTTTTTGCAATCTGGTATTTATATTTCCCATAATCCATAATCTTGCAAACAGGGGGAGCTGTCTTCGGCGAGACTTCAACTAAATCGAACCCTTGTTCTCTTGCCATCTTAAGCGCTTCAGACGTCAGGACAATGCCAAGCTGCGCACCTGCTTCATCAATCAGTCTTACTTCTCTTGCCTTTATGCGCTCATTAATATTTATGTCTTTTATACTATCTTTTCCTATAAAAACTCACCTCCTGGAAATATTGTCTTCTCTTATCCTCTTAATAAAATCCTCTAACTTTATATCTTTTAATTCACCACCATCTCTCACCCTTACAGTAATCGTGTTTGATTCCATTTCTTTCTTGCCTGATATTACCATATAGGGAACTTTCTTTACTATCGCTTCCCGTATCTTCAATCCAAGTTTCTCATTTCTTATATCGAGCACTGCCCGAATATCGTGGTTCATTAATGATTCGTAAATCATTTTAACATACTCAGACTGTTCATCGGTAATGTTCATTATTATTACCTGTACCGGGGAAAGCCACACAGGGAATTTGCCACCATAATGTTCGATGAGTACACCGATAAACCTTTCAATAGCACCAAGAATAACCCTGTGCAGCATAACAGGTCTTTTTCGCATGCCGTCGCTATCAACATAATGAAGGTCAAACCTCTCAGGCAAGGCAAAATCGCATTGAATCGTAGCACACTGCCATTTTCTCCCTATAGCATCCTTAAGTTTAACATCAATTTTAGGCCCATAAAAAGCCCCGTCACCCTCATTGATATCAAAGGGAATCCCCTGCCCTTCCAGAACTTCTTTCAGAATCGTTTCAGCTTTATCCCAATCCTCTAAAGTGCCTATGAATTTGTCGGGCCTTGTACTGATTTCCATCTCATATTCAAAATTGAAGATTTTCATTGTATCGCGTATAAAATTGATAATATTGAGTATTTCGTTATGTAATTGGTCCTGCCGTGAAAATATATGGGCATCATCCTGTGTAAATTCCCTTACTCTCATCAATCCATGCAGTACACCTGATTTCTCATGTCTGGATACCGTACCAAGCTCAAAATATCGAATCGGAAGGTCCCTATAACTCCGTATGTCAGATTTATATACCATGATATGTGATAGACAATTCATGGGCTTAATCCCGTAATCGACATCATCTACCTTTGTAAAATACATATTTTCTCTATAGTTTTCATAATGTCCCGACTTTTTCCACATATCCATCTTCAGTATATGGGGTCCGTAAACAAATTGATAACCTCTCTTCAAATGTTCTTTTCTTTCAAAATCCTCAAGGAGATACCGCAGCAATGCACCATTGGGATGATATATGACAAAACCGGCTCCGACCTCATCGGATATGCTGTAAAGGTCAAGCTCTTTTCCAAGCCTCCTGTGATCTCTTTTTTTTATTTCTTCAAGAAATTGGAGGTAATCAGTCAAAGACTTCTCGTCCTGAAAAGCTGTCCCGTAAATCCTTGTAAGCATCTTGTTTTTTTCATCGCCTCTCCAGTATGCACCGGCAAGGCTAAGAAGCTTAAAAGCCTTTATTTTCCCTGTTGCAGGTAGATGAGGTCCTCTGCACAGGTCAGTAAAATCATCCTGAGTATATATGCTCATTTCTTGGTCATCAATACCTTCAATAAGCTCCACTTTATATATTTCGCCTTGTTTCCTGAACATGTCCAGGGCATCTTCTTTCTTTATTATCTTTCTCTCAATAGGGATATCTTTTTTCGCAATTTCCTTCATACGTTCTTCGATCTTTATAAGATCTTCATCGGTGAAACCAGGTCCATAATCAAAATCATAATAAAATCCAGTATCTATTGAGGGGCCAATGGCTACCTTAGCTTCAGGGAAAAGCTGCTTTACCGCATGAGCCATCAGATGGGAAGTGCTATGCCTCAATACATCAAGCGCTTCTGTTTTTTCCTTTTCTTTTTCTGTTAAAATTCCTTTCATATCGGCACCATGAAAACATTAATCAAATCGAGAGATATTATTAACATTTTGTCTTTTCCTTGTCAATTCTTATAGTTAAACTGAAGCAACATTTTTAAGCACTTGTGGCAATACACGATACCGGGATAACATTAAAAGCTTGAACCAGGCAAAAACTGTGCTAGCTTGACTCCAGGCACTACTTCGCCTGAGGCATACCGGGCTATACTATCCGGTTCTGCCTTTGGTATAATTATGGCTTATCGGCAAATTTTGTTAAAAGTATCCTATCATCTAAATAAATGATGTTATTATAAACACAAATTGTCTAAAAATGATTGACAAATTTATCTATTTCATATTAAATGTTTGTGAAATAATTATCAAATGACTCAGGAAAGGAGCGAATTATGAAAGATGCAGTAATAGTTTCATGTGCAAGAACGGCAATAGGTCAGTTTGGTCAGACCTTAAAAGATGTGCCCGTTGTGGAGCTTGGTGGTATTGCAATTAAGGAAGCAGTAAAGAGAGCGGGAATCAGGCCGTCAAAGAACAAGGATAAGGAATTTGCGCCGGATACGTTTGGCGGCAAAACAGACACAGAGCTTGAAGCTAAATACTATGATTTTGACAGCAATCTGAAAGAGGTTCAGATTGATGAAGTCATCATGGGCAACGTCCTGCAGGCAGGATTAGGACAGAATGCCGGAAGACAGGCAAGCATTCGTGGTGGAATACCGAAAGAAACAGCGGCTTACACAATCAATAAGGTATGTTCCTCAGGATTAAGATCCATAATTAATGGTGTACGATCCATAGAATGTGGCGACAATGAAGTTGTTGTGGCCGGCGGAATGGAAAATATGAGCCTTGCACCATATGCACTTCCTTCTTTGCGTACTGGCGCAAGAATGTTTGACGCAAAGGCTGTTGACCTCATGGTCCTCGACGGTGTCTGGGAAATTTTCTACGGTTACCACATGGGTGTAACAGCAGAAAATATAGCAGAAAAATACGGCATCTCAAGGGTAGAGCAGGATACATTCGGTCTCATAAGCCATCAGAGGGCAATGAAGGCAATTAAGGAAGGTTTGTTTAAAAGCGAAATCATTCCTGTTGTCATCCCTCAGAAAAAAGGCGACCCGATTATCTTTGATACAGATGAACGGCCAATGGACACAACCCTGGAAAAGATGGGAAAACTCGGTACTGCATTCAAGAAAGGCGGAACAGTTACAGCAGGAAACGCATCGGGCCTCAATGATGCAGCCTCGGCAGTAGTAATCATGTCCCGTGACAAGGCAAACGCACTGGGCATTAAACCGATGGGCAAAATGCTGTCATGGGCAAACGGCGGTGTGGATCCTCAGTTCATGGGACTGGGACCTATCCCGGCAGTCCGTAAAGCCTTAAAAATGGCAAATCTGACGCTTGACCAGATCGACCTTATCGAATTGAATGAAGCTTTTTCATCTCAGGCACTTGCGTGTATGAGGGAACTTAAAGTCAACCCGGATAAATGCAACATGTTCGGCGGCGGCATTTCACTCGGTCACCCAATCGGATGCACCGGCGCGAGACTCGTTACAACAGCCCTCTACCAGATGAGAAGGCTCGGGCTACGGTACGGACTTGTTTCTATGTGCATCGGCGGTGGTATGGGATTAGCTGCAATCTTCGAGTGCGAGGGGTAATGGCCATGGAATATAAAAACTTAATAATTGATATAAAAGATGGTATTGCAATTGTTAAGATAAACAGGCCAAAGGCGCTAAATGCTCTGAACTCTGAAACGGTAGACGAAATAAAACTGGCAGCAGAATCATTAAATGAAAACAAAGATGTAAAAGTTGTTATTCTTACCGGCGAAGGAGACAAAGCTTTTATTGCGGGCGCTGACATCCTTGAGATGAAACCTATGAACGCATTGGAAGGCATGGCTTTTTCCAATAAGGGCCATGAGGCTTTTTCCAAACTGGAAAATATGAGCAAACCTGTTATTGCCGCAGTAAACGGATATGCCCTCGGTGGAGGATTTGAAGTAGCGCTTGCCTGCGATTTTATTTATGCTTCTGATAAAGCCAAAGTTGGTTTTCCTGAAACAACACTGGGAATATTCCCCGGTTTTGGAGGAACACAGAGAACGGCAAAGCTTATCGGATTAGCAAAGGCAAAGGAACTGATATTCACCGGTAAAACAATCTCAGCACAGGAAGCCAATGAATTGGGCCTTGTAAATAAAGTCATTCCTCATGAGGAATTAATGAAGGAAGTAATGGCTCTTGCAGAAAAAATCAAAGCAAACGGTCCTATTTCTATCGGTCTTGCAAAGGAATGCATAAATAAGAGTTTATTCGTCGATATGGATTCGGCATTGCTGCTGGAGGCAAAGGACTTCGGCCTGTGTTTCAGCACAAAAGACCAGAAAGAAGGCATGACAGCATTCGTTGAAAAGAGAAAAGCCACCTTTACAGGTGAGTAACACAACATAATAATATAAAAGGAGGATACTGTGAAGATAGTTGTATGTATAAAACAGGTTCCTGATACAGAAGCTGAAATCAAGTGGGATATACCAAAGGGTGTACTAAAGAGAGACAGCATTGATACAATAACAAATCCCTTTGATGAATTTGCCCTTGAAGAAGCATTACTTACAAGGGAGAATCACGATGGAGACATTGTAGCCATCAGTATGGGTCCGGAAAAGGCAAATGATGTACTGAGGAATGCTCTTGCGTTAACAGTAAATGAAGTATATCGACTGACTGATGATGCATTTGCAGGCTCGGACACATTTGGAACTGCCTCGGTGCTTGCTGCCGGAATCAAAAAGATCGGTGACGCCGATATTATATTCTGCGGAAAACAGTCGACTGATGGGAGTACCGGAGTTGTCGGCGCAGAGATAGCTTCTATTCTCGGATACAGCCCGCTGACATATGTTTCAAAGATACGGCAGATTGATGCTGCAAATAAAAAGATAATAGTTGAAAGGGTTATAGAAGGCGGCACTGAAGTCGTAGAGGCAAAATTGCCGGCCATCGTCTCTGTTATCAAGGGTATTAACGAGCCTCGGCTCCCGAATCTTATGGGCATCAGAAAGGCTGCAAAGGTTGCTATACCTGAGTGGAACGCTGGTGACCTGGGTGTTGATAAAGGAAAAGTTGGAACAGCAGGTTCCTCTACAAAGGTTGTGGAAATCGCCGTACCGCCTCCAAGGGGAGCAGGAGAAATCCTGAAGGGTGAGATCGAAGACGTGGCTAACATCGTGACCGACAAACTGATTGACATGAAAGTCATAAAATAACCGGGAGGAGGAAAGACAATGGCTAACGATGTATGGGTATATATAGAACATAAAGACGGTGGCATAGCACCGTTGTCATTTGAATTACTGGGTATTGGAAAGACAATGGCCAACGATCTGGGCTCAAACGTGTGCGCCTTCGTAATTGGCGAAAATGTTGGCGATATTGCCAAGGAAGCGTTCTTTTATGGTGCCTCAAAGGTGTTTGTTGTTGAAGGCGAGGTTTTCAAGGGTTTTAGGTCAGAAGCTTATGCAAAAGCAACAACATTTTTGCTTGATAAATATAAACCGGAAGTTGCTCTTTTCAGGGCAACAACCCAGGGTACAGACGTTGCAGCAGCAAGTGCAGCGCAGCTTGGATTCGGACTGTGCACGGATAGTATTGATCTTAAGGTAGACGGCGGTCAGATAAAAATGACCAGGGCAGCTTTTGGCGGCAACTATTCAGTTACAGTTGTAAATGAGAAAGCAAAACCACAGATCGTTACAGTAAGACCAAAGGCATTTGCAATGCCGGAGAAAGATACCTCGAAATCAGGCGAAGTAGTTAAAGAATCCTTTTCTGTTGCAGAAGGCGATTTAAATACAAAAGTGCTTGAGTTTATCAAATCCGCAGTCGCGATAAACCTTGTCGAAGCAGATATTATAGTATCCGGAGGCAGAGGCCTTGGGAGCGAAGATGGATTTAAAATAATAAAAGAACTTGCAGATATGCTTGGTGCGGCAGTAGGCGCATCCCGTGCAGCCGTTGACTCTGGCTGGATATCTCAGGAACAGCAGGTTGGACAGACAGGCAAGACAGTAAAACCAAAAATTTATATCGCTTGTGGTATCTCAGGCGCTATTCAGCACCTTGCTGGTATGAGAACGGCCGACTGTATCGTGGCAATTAATAAAGACCCTGAGGCACCCATTTTCAAGAATGCAACTTACGGCATCGTAGGGGATTACAAACAAGTCGTACCAAAGTTAGTGGAAAAGTTTAAAATTAAGTTGAATAAGTAAACAACTTTATGAATTAAGTAAAAAAAGGGAGCTGGTATGCTCCCTTTTTTTATTCCTTATTTATTCGTTCTGTGAGATCAATTTGCATTCCCCGCAGTTTGAGTGTATCTTACAAATATTATGAAGGCGATTGAATACTGCGTCGGCTGCCTCACAGGGCTTGCAGAAAAAACCCTACAACTTTCATGCAATTACAATAGAGACGTCTTCTCACATTGCTGCATCATAATTGATAAGCTGTTGAAAGAGGGAAAATCTCCACCCGGAATTGCGAACAAAATACTTAAATACATTAAAAATACAACAGGTGTTTATGATCCCTATGTTTTTTTAAAAGAGAAGGAATTAAGATTAGCAAAAAAGGCATTTGTGCAGTTGGCAGACATGTTTTCCGATTCACTGGAAGGCGTAATTAAATTGTCAGCTCTGGGAAATTCTCTGGATTTTTTTACAGATGATGCATGTGATTTTAACATAGAGGGGTTTAATTTTTCCGGGGATATAGATAAAATTGAAAATGAGATTTATACTAAAGGAAAAGATGTTTTAATACTCGGCGACAACGTTGGTGATTTTATTTTTGACATACCCCTTGTTGACTTCCTGGAAAACATGGGGAAAAACGTACATTATGCCGTAAAAGAACATCCTGTGCAGAATGATCTATCTATGCCGGATACGTTAAAGTTTGAATTTGTAAAATTGTTTGATAATATTATATCTACTTGCACCGATGAAGTTGGCATCAAGCTCGAAAAGATGAAGGGAAAGGTTAAAAATCTGTGGGATACAAACTCAGTGGTAATTGCCAAAGGCATGGGCAACTACGAAACAATCTCTGAATATCAGGGTGAAAGGTCTGTTATTCATATTATGAAAGTAAAATGTCCTGCCGTTTCTCAGGCAGTGGGTTATAAAAAGGGAACATATGTAGCAAAATTATACTAATTTTAAAATTATATTTTAAAGATGTATTTACGATTTATAAATAACATTCTGAAATTGATTTTCAAAACAAAACAGATTAGGTGGTGACGCATATGGCAACAAAAAAAGATTATTATGAAACCCTTGGAGTTGCAAAAACCGCATCGGAAGAGGTAATGAAGAAAGCATACAGGAAGCTCGCCATGA
This genomic window contains:
- a CDS encoding electron transfer flavoprotein subunit beta/FixA family protein, whose product is MKIVVCIKQVPDTEAEIKWDIPKGVLKRDSIDTITNPFDEFALEEALLTRENHDGDIVAISMGPEKANDVLRNALALTVNEVYRLTDDAFAGSDTFGTASVLAAGIKKIGDADIIFCGKQSTDGSTGVVGAEIASILGYSPLTYVSKIRQIDAANKKIIVERVIEGGTEVVEAKLPAIVSVIKGINEPRLPNLMGIRKAAKVAIPEWNAGDLGVDKGKVGTAGSSTKVVEIAVPPPRGAGEILKGEIEDVANIVTDKLIDMKVIK
- a CDS encoding electron transfer flavoprotein subunit alpha/FixB family protein — protein: MANDVWVYIEHKDGGIAPLSFELLGIGKTMANDLGSNVCAFVIGENVGDIAKEAFFYGASKVFVVEGEVFKGFRSEAYAKATTFLLDKYKPEVALFRATTQGTDVAAASAAQLGFGLCTDSIDLKVDGGQIKMTRAAFGGNYSVTVVNEKAKPQIVTVRPKAFAMPEKDTSKSGEVVKESFSVAEGDLNTKVLEFIKSAVAINLVEADIIVSGGRGLGSEDGFKIIKELADMLGAAVGASRAAVDSGWISQEQQVGQTGKTVKPKIYIACGISGAIQHLAGMRTADCIVAINKDPEAPIFKNATYGIVGDYKQVVPKLVEKFKIKLNK
- a CDS encoding ARMT1-like domain-containing protein, whose product is MYLTNIMKAIEYCVGCLTGLAEKTLQLSCNYNRDVFSHCCIIIDKLLKEGKSPPGIANKILKYIKNTTGVYDPYVFLKEKELRLAKKAFVQLADMFSDSLEGVIKLSALGNSLDFFTDDACDFNIEGFNFSGDIDKIENEIYTKGKDVLILGDNVGDFIFDIPLVDFLENMGKNVHYAVKEHPVQNDLSMPDTLKFEFVKLFDNIISTCTDEVGIKLEKMKGKVKNLWDTNSVVIAKGMGNYETISEYQGERSVIHIMKVKCPAVSQAVGYKKGTYVAKLY